Proteins encoded in a region of the Onthophagus taurus isolate NC chromosome 10, IU_Otau_3.0, whole genome shotgun sequence genome:
- the LOC111413732 gene encoding tropomyosin-1, translating into MDAIKKKMQAMKLEKDNAADKADAMEGQYKDANARAEKVNEEVRELQKKLTQVEQDLVTTKNNLEQSNKLLEDKEKALTNAESEVAALNRKVQLIEEDLERSEERLTTAQTKLAEASQAADESTRMCKVLENRAQQDEERMDQLTNQLKEARLLAEDADNKSDEVSRKLAFVEDELEVAEDRVKGGDAKIMELEEELKVVGNSLKSLEVSEEKANQRVEEFKKQLKTLTVKLKEAEARAEYAEKTVKKLQKEVDRLEDELGINKDRYKSLADEMDSTFAELAGY; encoded by the exons ATGGACGcgatcaaaaagaaaatgcaaGCTATGAAGCTTGAAAAAGATAATGCTGCGGATAAAGCGGACGCGATGGAAGGCCAATACAAGGATGCCAATGCCAGGGCGGAGAAGGTCAATGAAGAAGTGCGCGAGTTGCAAAAGAAGCTCACTCAAGTTGAGCAAGACCTCGTAACCACCAAGAATAACCTCGAACAATCCAACAAGCTTCTTGAGGATAAAGAGAAAGCTCTCACCAAC GCTGAATCTGAAGTCGCCGCTTTGAATCGTAAAGTCCAACTTATTGAGGAAGATTTAGAGCGATCTGAAGAACGTTTAACAACTGCCCAAACCAAACTTGCCGAAGCTTCCCAAGCTGCCGACGAAAGTACTCG TATGTGCAAAGTATTGGAAAATCGTGCCCAACAAGATGAAGAGCGCATGGACCAACTCACCAACCAATTAAAAGAGGCCCGTCTTCTCGCTGAAGATGCCGACAACAAATCCGATGAAGTATCTCGTAAGCTGGCCTTCGTTGAAGATGAGTTAGAAGTCGCTGAGGATCGTGTAAAAGGCGGTGATGCCAAGATCATGGAATTGGAGGAAGAGTTAAAGGTTGTAGGTAACTCTTTGAAATCTTTGGAAGTATCGGAAGAAAAAGCCAACCAAAGAGTTGAAGAATTCAAGAAGCAATTGAAGACGTTGACCGTTAAACTAAAGGAAGCTGAAGCTCGCGCTGAATACGCTGAAAAGACGGTGAAGAAGTTGCAGAAGGAGGTTGATAGGCTTGAAG atgaatTGGGTATCAATAAAGATAGATACAAGTCTTTGGCTGATGAGATGGACTCCACCTTCGCCGAATTGGCCGGCTATTAA
- the LOC111413728 gene encoding synaptotagmin-4 isoform X1, producing the protein MIQEDEECEEVFNQGGSLVSSPTIVALCLGGAIFLLSLIAVTYFCYRRKRLQRAKYANTDQPHPFRCRRKPTAVKSPAGSTHYLKKSPSPTGAGKTPPGISPSTSGGPLECGIIHPDINEPCGEVPKDFYTTEREISVITPTKEEIETNEKNLQHNVNYLGQLVFKLRYKHEKNALVVSVVRCRDLPAKDPTVGSSDPYVKLQLLPEKQHKVKTRVLRKTRNPVYDEDFTFYGISFNQLPSITLHFVVLSFDRYSRDDIIGEVFCALNGIDLANIEHQQMALTREIQPRSLKIRSQGRGEILVSLCWQPAANRLTVVVLKARNLPKMDVTGLADPYVKIYLLYNGLRIAKKKTHVKKRTLCPVFNESFVFEIPAGGEGLENVSLEFLLLDWDRVTKNEVIGRLELGGSKCTGTALHHWNEVCNSPRRQIADWHKLRE; encoded by the exons ATGATTCAAGAAGACGAAGAATGTGAAGAAGTGTTTAATCAAGGGGGTTCTTTAG tTTCCTCTCCAACAATCGTAGCTTTATGCTTAGGAGGTGCAATATTCCTTTTAAGCTTAATAGCTGTCACCTACTTTTGCTATCGACGAAAGAGGCTTCAAAGGGCAAAATACGCAAACACCGATCAACCGCATCCATTTCGTTGCCGTCGAAAACCAACGGCTGTTAAAAGTCCAGCTGGGTCGACTCATTATTTGAAGAAAAGCCCGAGTCCGACTGGCGCAGGAAAAACCCCGCCCGGAATTAGTCCGTCGACTTCCGGTGGACCCTTAGAATGCGGGATTATTCATCCCGATATTAACGAGCCGTGCGGGGAAGTACCCAAAGATTTTTATACCACCGAAAGGGAAATAAGCGTTATTACACCAACTAAAGAGGAAATTGAAACGAATgagaaaaatttacaacataatgttaattatttggGGCAAttggtttttaaattaag gtaCAAACATGAAAAAAATGCTTTGGTTGTATCCGTTGTACGTTGTAGAGATCTCCCAGCTAAAGATCCAACTGTAGGTTCAAGCGATCCTTACGTAAAACTACAATTATTACCGGAAAAGCAGCACAAAGTGAAGACAAGGGTTTTGAGGAAGACTAGAAATCCAGTTTACGACGAAGATTTTACTTTCTACGGGATCAGTTTCAATCAGCTTCCCAGCATCACGCTTCATTTCGTCGTTTTGAGTTTCGATCGTTACTCTCGAGATGATATAATCGGAGAAGTTTTTTGCGCTTTGAACGGTATCGATTTAGCGAATATAGAACATCAACAGATGGCTTTAACCAGAGAGATTCAACCGCGTAGTTTAAAA ATTCGATCTCAAGGAAGAGGTGAAATCTTGGTTTCTTTATGCTGGCAACCTGCCGCAAATCGATTAACTGTGGTCGTTTTGAAAGCGAGAAATCTCCCAAAAATGGATGTAACCGGTCTTGCTGATCCTTAcgtaaaaatttatcttctcTACAACGGTTTACGTATTGCAAAGAAGAAGACTCACGTTAAAAAACGAACCTTATGTCCGGTTTTCAACGAGAGctttgtttttgaaattccaGCTGGGGGTGAAGGATTAGAAAATGTTAGCTTGGAATTCTTGCTTTTGGATTGGGATAGAGTCACTAAAAACGAG GTAATTGGGAGGTTAGAATTGGGTGGTTCAAAATGTACCGGAACAGCTCTTCACCATTGGAACGAAGTTTGTAATTCCCCAAGACGTCAAATTGCTGATTGGCACAAATTACGCGAATGA
- the LOC111413728 gene encoding synaptotagmin-4 isoform X2 codes for MVEDGPEIKAIERVSSPTIVALCLGGAIFLLSLIAVTYFCYRRKRLQRAKYANTDQPHPFRCRRKPTAVKSPAGSTHYLKKSPSPTGAGKTPPGISPSTSGGPLECGIIHPDINEPCGEVPKDFYTTEREISVITPTKEEIETNEKNLQHNVNYLGQLVFKLRYKHEKNALVVSVVRCRDLPAKDPTVGSSDPYVKLQLLPEKQHKVKTRVLRKTRNPVYDEDFTFYGISFNQLPSITLHFVVLSFDRYSRDDIIGEVFCALNGIDLANIEHQQMALTREIQPRSLKIRSQGRGEILVSLCWQPAANRLTVVVLKARNLPKMDVTGLADPYVKIYLLYNGLRIAKKKTHVKKRTLCPVFNESFVFEIPAGGEGLENVSLEFLLLDWDRVTKNEVIGRLELGGSKCTGTALHHWNEVCNSPRRQIADWHKLRE; via the exons ATGGTGGAAGACGGTCCTGAAATAAAAGCCATCGAGAGGG tTTCCTCTCCAACAATCGTAGCTTTATGCTTAGGAGGTGCAATATTCCTTTTAAGCTTAATAGCTGTCACCTACTTTTGCTATCGACGAAAGAGGCTTCAAAGGGCAAAATACGCAAACACCGATCAACCGCATCCATTTCGTTGCCGTCGAAAACCAACGGCTGTTAAAAGTCCAGCTGGGTCGACTCATTATTTGAAGAAAAGCCCGAGTCCGACTGGCGCAGGAAAAACCCCGCCCGGAATTAGTCCGTCGACTTCCGGTGGACCCTTAGAATGCGGGATTATTCATCCCGATATTAACGAGCCGTGCGGGGAAGTACCCAAAGATTTTTATACCACCGAAAGGGAAATAAGCGTTATTACACCAACTAAAGAGGAAATTGAAACGAATgagaaaaatttacaacataatgttaattatttggGGCAAttggtttttaaattaag gtaCAAACATGAAAAAAATGCTTTGGTTGTATCCGTTGTACGTTGTAGAGATCTCCCAGCTAAAGATCCAACTGTAGGTTCAAGCGATCCTTACGTAAAACTACAATTATTACCGGAAAAGCAGCACAAAGTGAAGACAAGGGTTTTGAGGAAGACTAGAAATCCAGTTTACGACGAAGATTTTACTTTCTACGGGATCAGTTTCAATCAGCTTCCCAGCATCACGCTTCATTTCGTCGTTTTGAGTTTCGATCGTTACTCTCGAGATGATATAATCGGAGAAGTTTTTTGCGCTTTGAACGGTATCGATTTAGCGAATATAGAACATCAACAGATGGCTTTAACCAGAGAGATTCAACCGCGTAGTTTAAAA ATTCGATCTCAAGGAAGAGGTGAAATCTTGGTTTCTTTATGCTGGCAACCTGCCGCAAATCGATTAACTGTGGTCGTTTTGAAAGCGAGAAATCTCCCAAAAATGGATGTAACCGGTCTTGCTGATCCTTAcgtaaaaatttatcttctcTACAACGGTTTACGTATTGCAAAGAAGAAGACTCACGTTAAAAAACGAACCTTATGTCCGGTTTTCAACGAGAGctttgtttttgaaattccaGCTGGGGGTGAAGGATTAGAAAATGTTAGCTTGGAATTCTTGCTTTTGGATTGGGATAGAGTCACTAAAAACGAG GTAATTGGGAGGTTAGAATTGGGTGGTTCAAAATGTACCGGAACAGCTCTTCACCATTGGAACGAAGTTTGTAATTCCCCAAGACGTCAAATTGCTGATTGGCACAAATTACGCGAATGA